A DNA window from Mycolicibacter terrae contains the following coding sequences:
- a CDS encoding DEAD/DEAH box helicase, whose protein sequence is MTELSLFTAQLPFGLDDFQRRACEALQDGRGVLVCAPTGAGKTVVGEFAVHLALAAGGKCFYTTPIKALSNQKHTDLVARYGKDRVGLLTGDQSVNANAPVVVMTTEVLRNMLYANSPALQGLSHVVMDEVHFLADRMRGAVWEEVILHLADEVRLVSLSATVSNAEEFGGWIQTVRGDTTVVVDEHRPVPLWQHMLVGKRLFDLFESRPDADGPGTPGRPRVDPQLLRHIAHRREADRLTDWSPRRHSGRGGPARPSYRPPMRPDVIAVLDSAGLLPAITFVFSRAGCDAAVKQCLRSPLRLTSEEERARIAEVIDHRCGDLADDDLAVLGYYEWREGLLRGLAAHHAGMLPVFRHTVEELFTAGLVKAVFATETLALGINMPARTVVLERLVKFNGEQHAALTPGEYTQLTGRAGRRGIDIEGHAVVLWHPGESTADPEQVAGLASTRTFPLRSSFAPSYNMTINLVQQMGPEQAHRLLEQSFAQYQADRSVVGLVRGAERGERTLDEIAADLGGRDSAVLDYARLRAQISERERAQARASRLQRRRAASDALAALRKGDIITLTHGRRGGLAVVLQADRDSDEPRPLVLTEHRWAGRISSADYSGAVPPIGTMNLPKRVEHRQPRVRRDLASALRSAAAGLVAPGPRGRRGGGPQDDPVDPELAALRQRMRDHPTHAEPDREVKVRTAERYLRVEADNAQLRRKVEAATNSLARTFDRIVGLLAERGFIAVGDGDPKVTADGRTLARIYSESDLLVAECLRTGAWDGLGPAELAAVVSAVLYESRGADGPGGPPTLQPPTESVRRALHQTRKLSAALRADERRHGITASREPDDGFVAAVYRWARTGDLASALDASDHTGAAGSPLSAGDFVRWCRQVLDLLDQLRNAAPGAELRSTAKQAIDTVLRGVVAVDAG, encoded by the coding sequence ATGACCGAACTGAGCCTGTTCACCGCGCAACTGCCGTTCGGGCTGGACGACTTCCAGCGCCGGGCGTGTGAGGCCCTGCAGGACGGTCGAGGGGTGCTGGTGTGCGCGCCGACCGGCGCCGGCAAGACCGTGGTCGGCGAGTTTGCTGTGCACCTGGCCCTGGCCGCCGGCGGAAAGTGCTTTTACACCACGCCGATCAAGGCGCTGAGCAACCAGAAGCACACCGACTTGGTCGCTCGCTACGGCAAGGACCGGGTGGGTCTGCTGACCGGCGACCAGTCGGTCAACGCCAACGCGCCGGTGGTGGTGATGACCACCGAGGTGTTGCGCAACATGTTGTACGCGAATTCACCCGCCCTGCAGGGTCTTTCGCATGTGGTGATGGACGAGGTGCACTTTCTGGCCGATCGGATGCGCGGCGCGGTCTGGGAGGAGGTCATCCTGCACCTGGCCGACGAGGTGCGGCTGGTCAGCCTGTCGGCGACGGTCAGCAACGCCGAAGAGTTCGGCGGCTGGATCCAGACGGTGCGAGGAGACACCACCGTCGTCGTCGACGAGCACCGCCCGGTGCCGCTGTGGCAGCACATGCTGGTCGGCAAACGGCTGTTCGACCTGTTCGAATCGCGGCCCGACGCCGACGGACCGGGCACCCCGGGCCGGCCGCGCGTCGACCCACAACTATTGCGGCACATCGCCCATCGCCGGGAGGCCGACCGGCTCACCGACTGGTCACCGCGCCGCCACTCGGGCCGGGGCGGCCCCGCACGGCCGAGCTACCGGCCTCCGATGCGCCCCGACGTGATCGCCGTTCTGGACTCGGCCGGCCTGCTGCCGGCGATCACCTTCGTGTTCTCCCGGGCAGGCTGCGACGCCGCGGTCAAGCAGTGCCTGCGCTCGCCGCTGCGGTTGACCAGCGAAGAGGAGCGGGCCCGTATCGCCGAAGTGATCGACCACCGCTGCGGCGACCTCGCCGACGACGACCTTGCCGTGCTGGGCTATTACGAATGGCGCGAGGGGCTGCTGCGCGGTCTGGCCGCCCACCACGCCGGAATGCTGCCGGTGTTCCGCCACACCGTCGAGGAGCTGTTCACCGCGGGCCTGGTCAAGGCCGTGTTCGCCACCGAGACACTGGCACTGGGCATCAACATGCCCGCCCGCACGGTGGTGCTCGAACGCTTGGTCAAGTTCAACGGTGAGCAGCATGCCGCCCTGACCCCGGGTGAGTACACCCAGCTGACCGGCCGGGCCGGCAGGCGCGGCATCGACATCGAAGGCCACGCGGTGGTGTTGTGGCACCCGGGGGAGAGCACCGCCGATCCCGAACAGGTCGCCGGGCTGGCGTCCACCCGTACCTTCCCGTTGCGCAGTTCGTTCGCGCCGTCCTACAACATGACGATCAACCTGGTGCAGCAGATGGGCCCCGAGCAGGCCCACCGGTTGTTGGAGCAGTCGTTCGCCCAGTATCAGGCCGACCGGTCGGTCGTCGGCCTGGTGCGCGGCGCCGAACGCGGCGAACGGACCCTCGATGAGATCGCTGCCGACCTCGGCGGCCGTGACTCGGCGGTGCTCGACTACGCCCGGCTGCGCGCGCAGATCTCCGAACGTGAACGCGCCCAGGCGCGTGCCTCACGGTTACAGCGCCGCCGCGCCGCCAGTGACGCGCTGGCGGCGTTGCGAAAAGGCGACATCATCACCCTCACCCACGGCCGCCGCGGTGGCCTGGCGGTGGTGCTGCAAGCCGATCGGGATTCGGACGAACCTCGGCCGCTGGTGCTCACCGAACACCGCTGGGCGGGCCGGATCTCCTCGGCGGACTACTCGGGCGCCGTGCCTCCGATCGGCACCATGAACCTGCCCAAACGGGTGGAACACCGCCAGCCCCGGGTTCGCCGCGATCTGGCCTCGGCGTTGCGGTCCGCAGCGGCCGGGCTGGTGGCGCCCGGCCCGCGCGGGCGGCGCGGCGGCGGCCCGCAGGACGACCCGGTGGACCCGGAACTGGCGGCGCTGCGGCAGCGGATGCGCGATCATCCCACCCACGCGGAACCCGACCGTGAGGTCAAGGTGCGCACCGCCGAGCGTTACCTGCGCGTGGAGGCCGACAACGCGCAACTGCGCCGGAAGGTCGAAGCGGCTACCAACTCACTGGCCCGCACCTTCGACCGGATCGTCGGCCTGCTCGCCGAGCGGGGCTTCATCGCCGTCGGTGACGGCGATCCGAAAGTGACCGCCGACGGCCGGACGCTGGCTCGGATCTACAGCGAAAGCGACCTCTTGGTCGCCGAGTGTCTGCGTACCGGGGCGTGGGACGGCCTCGGCCCGGCCGAGCTGGCCGCGGTGGTCTCCGCGGTGCTCTACGAGTCACGCGGTGCGGACGGCCCGGGCGGACCACCGACCCTGCAGCCGCCTACCGAGTCGGTGCGACGCGCCCTGCATCAGACCCGAAAGCTCTCGGCGGCGCTGCGGGCCGATGAGCGCCGGCACGGCATCACGGCGAGCCGGGAACCCGACGACGGCTTCGTCGCCGCGGTGTACCGCTGGGCGCGCACCGGCGACCTGGCCTCGGCATTGGATGCCAGCGACCACACCGGCGCGGCCGGTTCGCCGTTGTCGGCGGGTGACTTCGTGCGCTGGTGCCGGCAGGTCCTCGACCTGCTGGATCAGCTGCGCAACGCGGCACCCGGCGCCGAGTTGCGGTCGACCGCGAAACAGGCCATCGACACGGTTTTGCGCGGCGTCGTCGCCGTTGACGCCGGGTAG
- a CDS encoding DUF4333 domain-containing protein, translating into MSGPQGYDPTQPWQPQQPGQPEEGTGAGPATGAEQQWQPPAYTPSQYPQQTSYPSAPQYPGYPQPEQYGQPAQYGQPGQYGQPAQYGQPGQYGQPGQYGQPGQYGQSGQYGQPGQYGQYPQQPGQYGQPGSGSKRPTALVGTVLATCLGIAALVVLVLGFWKPGFFVTTKLDVEKAQQGVQQILADQTNGYGAKNVKDVRCNNGQSPVVKQGDTFNCEVSIDGTKRQVTVTFQDNSGTYEVGRPK; encoded by the coding sequence ATGAGCGGACCGCAGGGATACGACCCGACGCAGCCGTGGCAGCCTCAGCAGCCCGGGCAGCCCGAAGAGGGCACCGGAGCGGGTCCGGCAACAGGCGCCGAGCAGCAGTGGCAGCCACCGGCCTACACGCCGTCGCAGTACCCGCAGCAGACCTCATACCCCTCGGCACCGCAGTATCCCGGCTATCCGCAGCCCGAGCAGTACGGTCAGCCGGCGCAGTACGGCCAGCCCGGCCAGTACGGCCAACCCGCTCAATACGGTCAGCCGGGTCAGTACGGCCAACCGGGCCAGTACGGTCAACCCGGCCAGTACGGCCAGTCGGGCCAGTACGGCCAACCCGGCCAGTACGGTCAGTACCCGCAGCAGCCGGGCCAGTACGGGCAGCCCGGGTCCGGGAGCAAGCGCCCGACCGCGCTGGTGGGCACCGTGCTCGCCACCTGCCTGGGGATCGCCGCGCTGGTGGTGCTGGTGCTCGGGTTCTGGAAGCCCGGGTTCTTCGTGACGACCAAGCTCGACGTCGAGAAGGCCCAGCAGGGTGTACAGCAGATCCTGGCCGACCAGACCAACGGCTACGGCGCCAAGAACGTCAAGGACGTGCGGTGCAACAACGGTCAGAGTCCGGTCGTCAAGCAGGGTGACACGTTCAACTGCGAAGTCAGCATCGACGGCACCAAACGTCAGGTGACCGTCACCTTCCAGGACAACTCCGGTACCTACGAGGTCGGTCGGCCCAAGTAG
- a CDS encoding 5'-3' exonuclease — protein sequence MTAPVLLLDGASMWFRSYFGVPSSITAPDGRPVNAVRGFFDSVATLITRQRPDRLAVCLDLDWRPQWRVDLVASYKAHRVAEEGIAGPAGPAAPADTVDIEEVPDDLSPQVEMIAELLDAFGIATAGAPDFEADDVLGTLAAAERKDPVIVVSGDRDLLQVVADRPVAVSVLYLGRGLAQATLLGPAEVAERYGLPAERAGAAYAEMALLRGDPSDGLPGVPGIGEKTAVGLLAQYGSLAAVLAAAADPDSPMAKGVRAKLQAAQDYIAAAGPVVRVATDAPVKLSTPSDTLPRVAADPPRVAALAERLGVGSSIARLQRALDTLPD from the coding sequence ATGACTGCTCCCGTGCTGCTGCTCGACGGTGCCAGTATGTGGTTCCGGTCCTACTTCGGGGTACCGTCCTCGATCACCGCGCCCGACGGCCGGCCGGTGAACGCGGTGCGCGGCTTCTTCGACTCGGTGGCCACCCTGATCACCCGGCAGCGTCCCGACCGGCTGGCCGTCTGTCTGGATCTGGACTGGCGACCACAGTGGCGGGTCGACCTCGTCGCCTCCTACAAGGCCCACCGGGTGGCCGAGGAGGGAATAGCAGGACCGGCAGGACCAGCGGCCCCCGCCGATACCGTCGACATCGAGGAGGTGCCCGACGACCTGAGTCCGCAGGTGGAGATGATCGCCGAGCTGCTCGATGCGTTCGGGATCGCCACCGCCGGAGCACCGGATTTCGAGGCCGACGACGTGCTGGGCACGCTGGCCGCCGCCGAACGCAAGGACCCGGTGATCGTCGTCAGCGGCGACCGCGACCTGCTGCAGGTCGTCGCCGACCGCCCCGTCGCGGTCTCGGTGCTCTACCTGGGACGCGGACTGGCACAGGCGACCCTGTTGGGCCCGGCGGAGGTGGCAGAGCGCTACGGCCTGCCCGCCGAGCGCGCCGGCGCCGCCTACGCCGAGATGGCATTGCTACGCGGTGATCCCTCCGACGGGCTGCCCGGAGTGCCCGGTATCGGCGAGAAGACCGCCGTCGGGCTGCTGGCCCAGTACGGCTCGCTGGCGGCGGTGCTGGCCGCCGCCGCCGATCCGGACTCGCCGATGGCCAAGGGTGTGCGGGCGAAATTGCAGGCGGCGCAGGATTACATCGCCGCCGCCGGACCGGTGGTGCGGGTCGCCACCGATGCCCCGGTCAAGCTGTCGACGCCGTCGGACACCCTGCCACGGGTGGCTGCGGACCCACCGCGCGTCGCCGCACTGGCCGAACGCCTGGGAGTGGGATCCTCGATCGCCCGGCTGCAGCGGGCACTCGACACGCTGCCGGACTGA
- a CDS encoding M24 family metallopeptidase, with protein MTSRFDSSVYAHRLTAAAAASADAGLAGMVITPGYDLRYLTGSRAQTFERLTALVLPVSGPPTMVVPRLELAALRESAVADLGIAVQSWVDGQDPYRLVGEALGASPAAAAVADSMPALHLLPLVEVLGETPVLATEVLRELRMIKDPSEIDALRMAGAAIDRVHARVPEFLVPGRTEADVAADIAEAIVAEGHSEVAFIIVGSGPHGADPHHECSDRELRPGDIVVVDIGGPVEPGYHSDSTRTYSLGEPDAQVAQRYSVLQRAQRAAVDSIRPGISAQQVDAAARDVLAEAGLAEYFVHRTGHGIGLSVHEEPYIVAGNDVALAAGMAFSVEPGIYFPGEWGARIEDIVIVTEDGAESLNNRPHELVVVAV; from the coding sequence GTGACTTCCCGGTTCGACAGCAGCGTTTACGCCCATCGCCTGACCGCCGCGGCCGCCGCCAGCGCCGACGCCGGCCTGGCCGGGATGGTGATCACCCCGGGTTACGACCTGCGCTACCTGACCGGATCACGCGCCCAGACCTTCGAGCGGCTGACCGCGTTGGTGCTGCCCGTGTCCGGCCCGCCCACCATGGTCGTGCCGCGGCTGGAGCTGGCGGCGCTGCGCGAATCCGCCGTGGCCGACCTGGGTATCGCCGTGCAGTCCTGGGTCGACGGGCAGGACCCCTACCGCCTGGTGGGTGAGGCGCTCGGGGCCTCGCCGGCGGCCGCGGCGGTCGCCGATTCGATGCCGGCGCTGCATCTGCTGCCGCTGGTCGAGGTGCTCGGGGAAACTCCGGTGCTGGCCACCGAGGTGTTGCGTGAGCTGCGAATGATCAAGGACCCCAGCGAGATCGACGCACTTCGTATGGCCGGCGCGGCGATCGACCGGGTGCATGCCCGGGTGCCGGAGTTTCTGGTGCCCGGCCGCACCGAGGCCGACGTCGCCGCTGATATCGCCGAAGCGATTGTCGCCGAAGGGCATTCGGAGGTGGCATTCATCATCGTGGGTTCCGGGCCGCACGGTGCCGACCCACACCACGAGTGCTCGGATCGCGAGTTACGGCCCGGCGACATCGTCGTGGTGGACATCGGGGGTCCGGTCGAGCCCGGGTACCATTCCGACTCGACCCGGACCTACAGCCTGGGAGAACCTGACGCGCAGGTGGCGCAACGCTACTCGGTGCTACAGCGGGCGCAGCGCGCGGCGGTCGACAGCATCCGACCCGGGATATCGGCGCAGCAGGTCGACGCGGCGGCGCGCGATGTGCTGGCCGAGGCGGGGTTGGCGGAATATTTCGTGCACCGCACCGGGCACGGCATCGGCTTGTCGGTGCATGAGGAGCCCTACATCGTCGCCGGCAACGACGTGGCACTGGCCGCCGGAATGGCGTTCTCGGTCGAGCCGGGCATCTACTTTCCCGGCGAGTGGGGCGCCCGGATTGAAGACATCGTGATCGTCACCGAGGACGGCGCCGAGTCACTGAACAACCGGCCGCACGAGTTGGTCGTGGTGGCCGTCTAA
- a CDS encoding F420-dependent biliverdin reductase: MANATTRLTSDALAFLTERHLAMLTTLRADNSPHVVAVGFTFDPKTHIARVITTGGSQKAVNAERAGVAVLSQVDGARWLSLEGSASVNDAAAAVRDAELRYAQRYRTPRVNPQRVVIEVQVERVLGSADLLDRGNR, translated from the coding sequence ATGGCGAACGCGACGACCCGGCTCACCAGTGACGCACTGGCCTTTCTCACCGAACGTCACCTGGCGATGCTGACCACCCTGCGCGCCGACAACTCTCCGCACGTGGTCGCGGTCGGCTTCACCTTCGATCCGAAGACCCATATCGCCCGGGTGATCACCACCGGCGGCTCGCAGAAGGCGGTCAACGCCGAGCGCGCCGGGGTGGCCGTGCTCAGCCAGGTCGACGGCGCGCGCTGGCTCTCACTGGAGGGCAGCGCCAGCGTCAACGACGCGGCCGCAGCCGTGCGCGACGCCGAGTTGCGCTACGCCCAGCGATACCGGACGCCGCGGGTCAACCCGCAGCGCGTGGTGATCGAAGTACAGGTGGAGCGCGTGCTGGGGTCTGCTGATCTGCTCGACCGCGGTAACCGTTAG
- a CDS encoding SDR family NAD(P)-dependent oxidoreductase: MNDTVDGPVVIFGGRSEIGVELACRLAPGATVVLAARAADRLDAQVTAVREAGAAAVHTMEFDADDLAGHGPRVAALIAEHGPIGTAVLAFGILGDQARAEADAAHAVAVVHTDYVAQVSLLTHLAAAMRAAGRGRMVVFSSIAGVRVRRANYVYGSAKAGLDGFANGLADALHGTGVGLLIVRPGFVIGRMTAGMKPAPPASTPAQVAAATARALARGRRTVAVPWMLRPMFALMRLVPQAVWRRMPR; encoded by the coding sequence GTGAACGACACGGTTGACGGGCCGGTGGTGATTTTCGGCGGGCGCAGCGAGATCGGTGTGGAACTGGCGTGCCGGCTGGCGCCCGGGGCGACGGTGGTGCTCGCCGCCCGGGCCGCCGACCGACTCGACGCCCAGGTCACCGCCGTGCGCGAGGCGGGTGCCGCGGCGGTGCACACGATGGAGTTCGATGCGGACGACCTAGCCGGCCACGGCCCCCGGGTTGCGGCCTTGATCGCCGAGCACGGCCCGATCGGCACCGCCGTGCTGGCCTTCGGGATCCTGGGCGATCAGGCGCGCGCGGAAGCCGATGCCGCGCACGCAGTGGCCGTGGTCCACACCGACTATGTCGCGCAGGTCAGCCTGCTCACCCATTTGGCCGCGGCGATGCGCGCCGCGGGCCGGGGCCGCATGGTGGTGTTCTCCTCGATCGCGGGGGTGCGGGTACGCCGTGCCAACTACGTCTACGGCTCCGCCAAGGCCGGCCTGGACGGGTTCGCCAACGGACTGGCCGACGCCTTGCACGGCACGGGGGTGGGGTTGCTGATCGTGCGTCCCGGGTTCGTCATCGGGCGGATGACGGCCGGCATGAAGCCGGCTCCGCCTGCCAGCACCCCAGCCCAGGTGGCGGCCGCGACCGCTCGGGCCCTCGCGCGGGGCCGGCGCACGGTCGCGGTGCCCTGGATGCTGCGGCCGATGTTCGCCCTGATGCGACTGGTGCCCCAGGCCGTCTGGCGCCGAATGCCGCGCTGA
- a CDS encoding PPOX class F420-dependent oxidoreductase — protein MAPTFAEIAKSDYLLLTTFTKDGRPKPTPVWAAADGDRLLVITQESSWKVKRIRNTPRVTLAVCDMRGRPKGEAIEAVATVLDKAHNGAVYAAIGKRYGIIGRVFNLFSKLRGGMRNNVGLALTAAG, from the coding sequence GTGGCCCCGACGTTTGCTGAGATCGCCAAGTCCGACTATCTGTTGCTGACCACATTCACCAAGGACGGCCGCCCCAAGCCCACTCCGGTGTGGGCGGCCGCCGACGGAGACCGGCTGCTGGTGATCACCCAGGAGTCGTCCTGGAAGGTCAAGCGGATCCGCAACACCCCGCGCGTCACCCTGGCGGTCTGTGACATGCGGGGCCGACCCAAGGGCGAGGCGATCGAGGCGGTGGCCACCGTATTGGACAAGGCGCACAACGGCGCCGTCTACGCCGCGATCGGCAAGCGGTACGGGATCATCGGGCGGGTGTTCAACCTGTTCAGCAAGCTGCGGGGCGGCATGCGCAACAACGTCGGGCTGGCACTGACCGCCGCCGGCTGA
- the ric gene encoding iron-sulfur cluster repair di-iron protein produces the protein MATFTSDQILGDIVTADPSTTRILSKFGIDFCCHGQRTLNDACAADGVDADQLLAALNSSGQPAQRADWADFDDASLIAHIVSTHHRFLWDEFPRLAELVDKVARVHGPNHGELARVRELFHQLRAGMEPHLRTEETMLFPEISLHAGRPDRPLSDEVRNELAENQQEHDNAGHLLAELRELTDGYTIPADACASYTAMLAGLADLESDIHLHVHKENNVLFPRVLAGAGSLT, from the coding sequence GTGGCCACCTTCACCTCCGACCAGATCCTCGGCGACATCGTGACCGCCGACCCGTCGACCACACGCATCCTGAGCAAGTTCGGGATCGACTTCTGCTGCCACGGCCAACGGACACTCAATGATGCGTGCGCCGCCGACGGCGTCGACGCCGATCAGCTGCTCGCGGCACTCAACAGCTCCGGCCAGCCCGCTCAGCGCGCCGACTGGGCCGACTTCGACGACGCCTCGCTGATCGCCCACATCGTCAGCACCCACCACCGGTTCCTGTGGGACGAGTTCCCCCGGCTGGCGGAGCTGGTCGACAAGGTGGCACGGGTGCACGGCCCCAACCACGGCGAGCTGGCACGCGTCCGGGAGCTCTTCCACCAGCTTCGCGCCGGCATGGAGCCGCACCTGCGCACCGAGGAGACCATGCTGTTCCCCGAGATCAGCCTGCATGCCGGCCGGCCCGACCGCCCGCTGTCGGATGAGGTGCGCAACGAACTGGCCGAGAACCAGCAGGAGCACGACAACGCCGGCCACCTGCTCGCCGAACTGCGGGAACTCACCGACGGCTACACCATCCCGGCAGACGCCTGCGCCAGCTACACCGCGATGCTGGCCGGCCTGGCGGACCTGGAGAGCGACATCCACCTGCACGTACACAAGGAGAACAACGTGCTGTTCCCGCGGGTGCTCGCCGGGGCCGGCAGCCTCACCTGA
- a CDS encoding dienelactone hydrolase family protein → MTTIEIATPDGPIEALLDIPDGPGPWPGVVVIHDAIGYAADMEAISERIAGAGYLAVSPNLYSRGGRARCITRVFRELLTQRGRALDDILAARDHLLGMPECSGKVGIAGFCMGGQFSLILSPKGFGASAPFYGTPLPRHLDETLEGACPIVASFGGRDPLGAGAPDRLRRVAERKNIPHDIKVYPGAGHSFANKLPAQPLIRIAGFGYNDAATADAWARVFAFFDEHLHALG, encoded by the coding sequence ATGACGACCATCGAAATCGCGACCCCCGACGGGCCCATCGAGGCGTTGCTGGACATCCCGGACGGGCCCGGGCCGTGGCCTGGAGTGGTGGTGATCCACGACGCGATCGGCTACGCCGCGGACATGGAAGCCATCTCCGAGCGGATCGCCGGCGCGGGCTACCTCGCGGTGTCGCCGAACCTGTACTCGCGCGGCGGCCGGGCGCGCTGCATCACCCGGGTGTTCCGCGAGCTGTTGACCCAGCGCGGCCGCGCCCTGGACGACATCCTGGCCGCCCGCGATCATCTGCTGGGCATGCCGGAGTGCTCCGGGAAGGTCGGTATCGCCGGTTTCTGCATGGGCGGGCAGTTCTCATTGATCTTGTCACCCAAGGGCTTCGGGGCCTCCGCCCCGTTCTATGGCACTCCGCTGCCGCGCCACCTCGACGAAACACTCGAGGGCGCCTGCCCGATCGTCGCCAGTTTCGGCGGTCGTGATCCGCTGGGCGCCGGCGCCCCCGACCGGTTACGCCGGGTCGCCGAGCGCAAGAACATCCCGCACGACATCAAGGTCTATCCCGGAGCGGGGCACAGCTTCGCCAACAAGCTGCCCGCCCAGCCGCTGATCCGCATCGCCGGCTTCGGCTACAACGACGCCGCGACCGCCGATGCCTGGGCGCGGGTGTTCGCGTTTTTCGACGAACACCTCCACGCCCTCGGCTGA
- a CDS encoding FxsA family protein, whose translation MASAVLRMFLIYAVAESAAVAALIWAIGFGWTTLLLLGAFVGGLALSAGQVRRQVRRLRSGAGPGVLTDGGLVAAGTLLVLVPGPLTTLAGLLLLAPPTRTAARPLLAALATAGIGRHTPLAAATVAGGRWYTARRAAGRRTDDYIDAEVVDVTDVRPVQPPALSVG comes from the coding sequence ATGGCGAGCGCTGTGTTGCGGATGTTTCTGATCTACGCCGTGGCCGAGTCGGCCGCGGTTGCCGCACTGATCTGGGCGATCGGATTCGGCTGGACGACGCTGCTGTTGCTGGGCGCCTTCGTGGGCGGGCTGGCGCTGTCGGCAGGACAGGTCCGACGTCAGGTCAGGCGGCTGCGTTCGGGAGCCGGGCCCGGTGTGCTCACCGACGGCGGCCTGGTCGCGGCGGGCACCCTGCTGGTGCTCGTCCCCGGCCCGCTGACCACGCTGGCGGGCCTGTTGCTGCTGGCACCCCCGACCCGTACCGCCGCCCGGCCACTGCTGGCCGCGCTGGCCACCGCCGGGATCGGGCGCCACACGCCGCTGGCGGCCGCCACGGTGGCCGGCGGACGCTGGTATACCGCTCGGCGCGCTGCGGGCCGCCGCACCGACGACTACATCGACGCCGAAGTGGTCGACGTCACCGACGTCCGCCCCGTCCAGCCGCCCGCCTTGTCGGTCGGCTGA
- a CDS encoding amidohydrolase, producing the protein MAVRDGTVAWLGSDAVGRDQFPRADVLDLDGALVTPAFVDSHVHVTETGLCRTGLDLRAATSQRHCLQLIADYATTHPDQPIWGHGWDESGWPDGGAPDTEALDAVVGDRPAYLSRVDVHSALASSGLRTRVLELPGRPDAAAPLAGAAHHLVRAAARNLLTSAQRAAARTAALDAAAAAGIVAVHECAGPDIGGLDDWRELRALSEQGDGVEVIGYWGEAVSSATRARELLADTGARGLGGDLFVDGALGSHTAWLHEPYADAADCTGVRHLDPDTVGAHLWACTEAGVTAGFHVIGDAAVSSVVAALERVVEHFGVAAVARCGHRLEHLEMVSAEQAAKLGSWGVIASMQPVFDALWGGDDGMYAQRLGAQRAAGLNPFALLASQGVPLAFGSDSPVTTLDPWAAVRAAAHHRTPGSAVSMRAAFAAATRGGWRAAGVNDGISGTLVPGAPASYAVWEVARLAVQAPRDTVQRWSTDPRSRVPALPVLEPGDTPKCRRTVHRGVVLYG; encoded by the coding sequence ATGGCGGTCCGCGACGGGACGGTCGCCTGGCTGGGCAGCGACGCCGTCGGCCGCGACCAATTCCCGCGAGCCGACGTGCTGGACCTCGACGGGGCTTTGGTGACACCGGCTTTCGTGGACAGCCACGTCCACGTCACCGAGACCGGGCTGTGCCGCACCGGTCTGGATCTGCGGGCGGCTACCTCCCAGCGGCACTGTCTGCAGCTGATCGCCGACTATGCGACAACCCATCCCGACCAGCCGATCTGGGGCCACGGCTGGGACGAATCCGGCTGGCCCGACGGTGGTGCCCCGGACACCGAGGCGCTCGACGCGGTGGTGGGGGACCGGCCTGCCTATCTGTCGCGGGTCGATGTCCACTCCGCGCTGGCCTCCAGCGGGCTCCGCACCCGGGTGCTGGAACTCCCGGGACGACCCGACGCCGCGGCGCCGCTGGCCGGTGCGGCCCACCACCTGGTGCGTGCCGCGGCCCGCAACCTGCTCACCAGCGCCCAGCGGGCGGCCGCCCGCACCGCCGCGCTCGACGCCGCGGCCGCGGCCGGGATCGTCGCGGTGCACGAGTGCGCCGGCCCGGACATCGGCGGCCTGGACGACTGGCGGGAGCTGCGGGCCCTCAGCGAGCAGGGTGACGGTGTCGAGGTCATCGGTTACTGGGGTGAGGCGGTCAGCAGTGCCACTCGGGCGCGCGAACTCCTCGCCGACACCGGCGCCCGCGGTCTCGGCGGCGACCTGTTCGTCGACGGCGCCCTGGGCTCGCACACGGCCTGGCTGCACGAGCCCTACGCCGACGCCGCGGACTGCACCGGGGTTCGTCACCTGGACCCCGACACCGTCGGCGCCCATCTGTGGGCCTGCACCGAGGCGGGGGTGACCGCCGGTTTCCACGTCATCGGCGACGCCGCGGTGTCCTCGGTGGTCGCGGCGCTGGAACGGGTGGTGGAGCACTTCGGGGTCGCCGCGGTGGCACGCTGCGGGCACCGGCTGGAGCACCTGGAGATGGTCAGCGCCGAGCAGGCCGCCAAGCTGGGGTCCTGGGGCGTGATCGCCAGCATGCAACCCGTTTTCGACGCGCTCTGGGGCGGCGACGACGGCATGTACGCCCAACGGCTGGGGGCGCAGCGGGCTGCCGGGCTGAACCCGTTCGCGCTGTTAGCATCCCAAGGCGTGCCCCTCGCGTTCGGTTCGGACAGCCCGGTGACCACTCTCGATCCGTGGGCAGCGGTGCGCGCGGCCGCACACCACCGCACACCGGGCAGCGCGGTGTCGATGCGGGCGGCGTTCGCCGCGGCCACCCGCGGCGGCTGGCGAGCCGCCGGCGTCAACGACGGCATTAGCGGAACCCTGGTGCCCGGAGCCCCCGCCTCCTACGCGGTCTGGGAGGTCGCCCGGCTTGCCGTGCAGGCGCCTCGCGATACCGTTCAGCGCTGGTCGACCGATCCGCGCTCCCGGGTGCCGGCGCTACCGGTGCTGGAACCCGGTGACACGCCGAAATGCCGGCGCACCGTGCACCGTGGTGTGGTCCTTTATGGCTGA